One window of the Triticum dicoccoides isolate Atlit2015 ecotype Zavitan chromosome 3B, WEW_v2.0, whole genome shotgun sequence genome contains the following:
- the LOC119278338 gene encoding glutathione S-transferase 3-like, which produces MAEPAAAAAVSTRKLYGYELSSNSVRIAALLNEKGLDYELVVVDDTKAPDFLAINPLGQVPAFQDGDDILFESRAISRYIAAKYRSSGTDLLPATPSAKLEVWLEVESHHFYPAVADLVYELRVRPRLPSGAPPDPAVVDGLARKVADVLDVYDAHLAAGNRYLAGDAFTLADVNHMAQLFVMSRTPRAAELVAARPHVQAWWDDISARPAWKKTVAALPLPPA; this is translated from the exons ATGGCtgagccggcggcggcggctgcggtgagCACAAGGAAGCTGTACGGGTACGAGCTGTCGTCCAACTCGGTGCGCATCGCGGCGCTGCTCAACGAGAAGGGGCTCGACTACGAGCTCGTCGTCGTCGACGACACCAAGGCGCCCGACTTCCTCGCCATCAAC CCCTTGGGCCAGGTCCCGGCGTTCCAGGACGGCGACGACATCCTCTTCG AGTCTCGCGCCATAAGTAGGTACATCGCGGCCAAGTACCGGTCCTCGGGCACGGACCTGCTGCCGGCGACGCCGTCGGCGAAGCTGGAGGTGTGGCTGGAGGTGGAGTCGCACCACTTCTACCCGGCCGTGGCCGACCTGGTGTACGAGCTCCGCGTCAGACCCCGGCTGCCGAGCGGCGCGCCGcccgacccggccgtggtggacgggCTCGCCCGCAAGGTGGCCGACGTGCTCGACGTCTACGACGCGCACCTCGCCGCCGGGAACAGGTACCTCGCCGGCGACGCGTTCACGCTCGCCGATGTGAACCACATGGCGCAGCTGTTCGTCATGAGCCGGACGCCCCGGGCGGCGGAGCTGGTCGCGGCCAGGCCGCACGTGCAGGCGTGGTGGGACGACATCTCCGCCCGCCCCGCCTGGAAGAAGACCGTGGCCGCGCTCCCCCTGCCGCCGGCTTGA